The genome window CAATTGCCGGGTGTTTTCGCTCCGGCATGACAACATCCTCCGGCATCGGGTCCCTGCCAGCGTCATACGCGATTCGCCGGTCGGCACGCTAATGGAGGCGCCCGGCAGGAACAAGGCTGTGCCAGCCTTCCCGGTTGACGGATGAGGCCGAAAGGGCGACGTAAGGGAACGCGCAATTCCGGATGGGCGAAGATGACGGCGACGAGACGGAAACTCACGATTCGACTGGCGGGGCCCCGCGGTTTCTGTGCCGGTGTGGACCGTGCGATTCTGATCGTCGAGAAAGCCCTGGAGAAGTTCGGGGCGCCGGTCTACGTGCGCCACGAGATTGTCCATAACAAGTTCGTGGTCGAATCCCTGCAGGCAAAAGGCGCGGTTTTCGTGGAGGAACTGGACGAGGCGCCGACGGACAGACCCATCGTTTTTTCGGCGCACGGTGTTCCGAAATCCGTGCCGGCGGATGCCGAGGCGCGCCAGATGATTTATGTCGATGCGACCTGCCCCCTGGTCAGCAAGGTTCATCGTGAGGTGGAACGCCATCACCGGGCCGACCATACCGTGGTGCTGATCGGCCATGCCGGGCATCCGGAAGTCATCGGCACGATGGGGCAGGTGCCCGAGGGCCGCATCGTACTGGTTGAAACGGTCGATGACGTCGCCGGATTGGATTTTCCGGAGGACACGCCCCTGGCCTACGCCACGCAGACGACGCTGTCGGTCGACGATACGGCGGCCATCGTGGATGCGCTGCGGGCCCGCTTTCCGCAGATATCCGGCCCCAAGCGCGAGGATATCTGTTACGCCACGACGAACCGCCAGGCTGCGGTTCGGGCTTTGGCCGCGGAATCGGATGCCGTTCTGGTGATTGGGGCCCCGAATTCGTCGAATTCCCGACGCCTGGTGGAAGTGGCCCGCGTCGCCGGATGTCCGAAGGCAACCCTGGTGCAGCGGGCGACGGATATCGATTGGTCATGGATGCAGGGCGTGCGGAATCTGGGCATATCCGCGGGTGCGTCTGCACCGGAGGTGCTTGTCGACGAGGTGATCGCGGCGTGCAGGGAGCATTTTGACGTGACCCTGGGCGAGGTGATTGTCGCCGAGGAGGATGTCGAATTCAAACTGCCCCGCCTGCTGGCGAGTTGAGCGGAGACGGTTTGTAGCATGGCTGTTTATACGGATGTATCCGACGAGGAGATGTCGGCCTTCGTCGCCGATTACAAGATCGGCGATCTGGTATCGGCGAAGGGAATTGCCGAAGGGGTGGAAAACTCCAACTACCTGATCCGGACGACCCAGGACACCTACATCCTGACCCTCTACGAGAAGCGGGTGAAGCGCGAGGATCTGCCCTTTTTCATCGGCCTGATGAATCATTTGGCGGAAAAGGGGATTCCCTGTCCGCGGCCGATCGAGATGCCGGATGGCACCGCCTTGCGGGAACTGAACGGCCGTCCCGCCGCCGTCACCAGTTTCCTGGAGGGGATGTGGACGCGGCGCATCCGGCGCGAACATTGTGCCCAACTCGGTACGGCACTCGCGGGCTTTCACAAGGCCGGTGCCGATTTCGACATGACGCGGCGCAACGCGCTGACTGTCGGCGACTGGCGGCCCTTGTTCGAACTGTCCGAGGCGCGGGCGTCGGAAGTGCACGAGGATATGGCACCGCTGATCCGGGACGAGCTGGATTTCCTCGAGGCGAACTGGCCAAAGGATCTGCCGGTCGGTGTGTGTCACGCGGATCTGTTTCCGGACAATGTCTTCTTCATCGGCGACCGTCTGTCCGGAGTGATCGATTTCTACTTCGCCTGCACCGATTTCCTGGCTTATGACCTGGCCATCTGCATGAATGCCTGGTGCTTCGAGCGGGATCGAAGCTTCAACGTGACCAAGGCGCGGGCATTTCTGTCGAACTATGCCGCCGACCGGGCGCTGACGGATGGCGAGTTCGCGGCGCTACCGGTCCTGGCGCGCGGGTCCGCCCTGCGCTTTCTGCTGACCCGCCTTTATGATTGGCTGAACTGCCCGCCGGGCGCTCTGGTCAGACCGCACGACCCGATGGAGTATTTTGACAAGCTGCGCTTTCACCGGACCGTCCGGGATCCGGCCGCCTATGGGTTGGACCGGTCATGAGCGACGCAAAGACGGTGGAAATCTTCACGGACGGTGCCTGCAGCGGCAATCCCGGCCCCGGAGGCTGGGGTGCAGTTCTGCGCTGGGGCGATACCGAGCGGGAACTGAGCGGCGGCGAAGCCGAAACGACCAACAACCGCATGGAGTTGATGGCGGCGATTGCGTCCCTGGAAGCCCTCAAGCGCCCTGTTCGGGTCCGGATCACCACGGACAGCACCTATGTTCGCGACGGGATCACCAAATGGATCCACGGCTGGAAGCGCAATGGCTGGAAGACAGCGGCGAAGAAGCCGGTGAAGAATGCGGATCTGTGGCAGCGACTGGAGGCCGCCGCCGCGCGGCATCAGGTCGAATGGGACTGGGTCAAGGGGCATGCCGGCCATCCCGAGAACGAGCGGGCCGACGAATTGGCGCGCCAGGCCGTGCCGGGGCGTTAGACGACGATAGACGAGACAAGCCATGCTGCTGCCGGATATCCAGACCTTCATGATTTTCGCGGCGGCATCGCTTGCACTCTACGTCGCGCCAGGACCGGATATGATCCTGATTGCCTCCCGCTCGATGGGCGGTGGATTTCGTGCCGGCTTGTGTGCGGCCGTTGGTGTCAATCTGGGGATCACCATCCATATGCTCGCCGCGGCTTTCGGACTCGCGGCCCTGCTGACGGCGGAACCGGAGATTTTCAGGATGCTGACCTGGATCGGGGCCGCCTATCTGGCCTATTTAGGTTTCCGGGCGATCCTGACCGCACGGAAGCGTATCGCCGTCGAGGCACAACGTCCGTCCCGGGCCGTTGCGATGATCCGCCAGGGACTGCTGGTGAACCTGCTCAACCCGAAGATCGCCGTTTTCTTCCTGGCCTTCCTGCCGCAGTTCGCCGATCCGTCGCGCGGTGATCCGACGCTTCAGATTCTGTTCTTCGGTGCGCTGTTCAATGCGGGCGGCTTTCTGTTCGTGATCGGACTTGTGGTGATTTTCAGCCGTATCGGCCCGTGGATCAGATCCCGCCCTGCGATCTGGCGCTGGCAGCAGATATTGTCCGGCTCCGTCCTGCTTGGACTGGCTGTCAACCTGGCCTTGCCGGAGCGGCGTTAGAGACAGAAACCCGCCCCCTGCCGATGGCAGGGGGCGGGCGTCTTCTTAGGCGTCTGCTACGATGCGGCGTAGGGCCTTGTTCAGTTCCTCGACACCGGATGCGGCGCGGGTGGCCCCTTCCTTGACGCGGGCGGACAGGCTGCCGACATGTGTCGACACGCTGGACACTTCGGAGATTTCCCCGGTGACCTGCTTGTTTCCGTCCGCCGCGGTGCGGACATGCGAAATGATGTCGCTTGCCGCCTCGGCCCGTTGCTGGACCGTCAGGGAAATGCTGTCCGCAATCTCCGCCATTTCCAGAATCTGTTCGGTCACCGCGTTGATTTCGGACACCGCCTTTTCGGTCCGGGACTGAACCTGGCCGATGCGGTCTGCGATTTCGCCGGTAGCCTGACCGGTTCGGGTCGCAAGCGACTTCACCTCGCTGGCGACGACCGCGAACCCTTTTCCGGATTCCCCGGCTCGCGCCGCCTCGATGGTGGCATTGAGCGCCAGCATGTTGGTCTGCTCAGCGATTTCGCGGATCAGTACCACGACCTCGCCGATCTTCTTGGCGTCCTCCGCCAGGGACTGGATCGACGTGGCGGCGTCCTTTGCCGCGTTGGACACCCGGTCGGTCGCCTGACCGGAACGGCCCGCCATCTCGCGCACTTCTTCAAAGGAATGCACGACTTCTTCGGTAAGGCCGACGACGGCTTCCGTGCTTTCCGCCGCGGCGCGTGACGCATCCGCGACCTGATTGGCGCGGCTGGTCGCGTCCTCGGCGGAACGGGCCATGTCGTCCGCGACCTCCAGCAGGGTCTGCATGCTGGCCTGGACATCCGCGACGGTGCTGTCGGATTCCGAATTCAGGCGATCCGCCATCTTGCGCAGGCGTTCCTGAATTTCCCTTCGCCGCTGCTCTGCCTTGGCGTCTTCTTCGGCGCGCAGGGTTTCCAGTTCCATCCGGCTGGCGCGAAGTTCGACCAGCGCGGCGGCCATGTCGCCCATTTCATCCCGGCCGGCTGTCGGAATGTCGACATCGGTTTCGCCGTTGCCGATCCGGACCATCGTGTCGGCCATTCGCTTCAGCGGCCGAAAGACAACCATCTTGAGTAACGCGAAGGCCACGACCCAGAGCACCAGAAGGACGCCGACGATCACGATGATCGAATTGATCCGCGTCTTGTCGACGGCGTTGAAGAATTCGGTCAGGTCCCGTGTCAGTTCCGCCCGTGCCCAGACGCCGCCGGTGGAATCGGGAATTTCGACGAGGACGGACGTCGCATCGGTGGTTGCAGCCGTATCGGCATTCCCAGCCTCTGCATCCGCCGAGGGATCGCTGTCGGCTTCTTCGCCAGCCGCCGCTTCCGAGGAAGCTGTTTCCGCCTCGGCGTCATCGACGGGGCCGGGCAGTGCCAATGCATCATCCAGAATGACGGCACCGCTGCCGTCGAACAGACGTACATGGCCGCCGACGGCACCGGCAATCCCTTCCAGCGCCAGTGTCGGGTCGGTGACGATTTCCAGGAAGGCACTGGCCTTGAAACCGCCGATCGGGGCGATGGTGCTGTGCAGGGGACGTCCCGTCTCATTGCTCCACAGATAGGTCGAAACCTTGCGCATCTCGCCCTTGTCGCGGGCCGCCAGGACGTCCCGGATCTGCTGGTTGGTGATTACGGAATCCTGTGTCCCCTTCTCCGAATAGGCGATGGGCTGCATGTCGGTCGACAATATCGTGACGCTGACGAGATTGACTTGGCCCTGAGCCACCAGCGCGTCGCTGTGAAACGCGTCGGATTCGATTACCATGCGGGGAACGTCATCCTCCTTGAACGCCTGGTTCAAGGTCGGTGTGCGCGCCCAGGCGCTGGTTATGGAAGACATTTCCTTGGAATAGGCGCCATTGATACGATCAAAGATGAGAATGCCGAGGGTTTCGCCGGACGTGTTGCGCAGCATTTCGATCGCCTGCCTGCTGGAAGCATTGGTGCTCCATAGGGTTGCGGCGGCGCTGGCGATGCTGACCAGAATGCCGACGGCGATCAGAACCGTCCGAATTGTTAAGTAACTTCTCAGTCCCGCGGAGCTTTTTTCTGGGTCCGTCACGAAATCCGTGTCGGCCGTTACGCTGCTTACGGACATTTGTATTTTCCCTGTTCAGGTATTCGGGTCCGATCAAGGGCCACCATCCACGACCCTCGTCTACCGGCATAATGCGGTTCTATTAATGTTCGGTAAAGACCACGGTAAAAGTGTAGGAATTCATTTACCGAATGGCGGTCAGAGGCGGGACCGGGCCTCAACCTTGATGCGGTCGACCATGGCCACGAAGCCGTTACGCCGGTTCGGCGACAGATGGCTCTCCAGACCGAGACGACGAAGCGCCTCCGTCGCGTCCAGATCTTCGATCTCCTTCGGCGGCCGGCCGGAATAGAGTTCAAGCAGGACGGCGATCAGCCCTTTTACAATGAAGGCATCGCTGTCCGCCCGGAAATGCAGGACCGGTGGGGCGGTGGACTTGTCTTCCTGACAGGTCATCCAGACCTGGG of Alphaproteobacteria bacterium contains these proteins:
- a CDS encoding homoserine kinase; the protein is MAVYTDVSDEEMSAFVADYKIGDLVSAKGIAEGVENSNYLIRTTQDTYILTLYEKRVKREDLPFFIGLMNHLAEKGIPCPRPIEMPDGTALRELNGRPAAVTSFLEGMWTRRIRREHCAQLGTALAGFHKAGADFDMTRRNALTVGDWRPLFELSEARASEVHEDMAPLIRDELDFLEANWPKDLPVGVCHADLFPDNVFFIGDRLSGVIDFYFACTDFLAYDLAICMNAWCFERDRSFNVTKARAFLSNYAADRALTDGEFAALPVLARGSALRFLLTRLYDWLNCPPGALVRPHDPMEYFDKLRFHRTVRDPAAYGLDRS
- a CDS encoding SufE family protein, which translates into the protein MARTIDDLVEDFELFEDWEERYRYIVDLGKKLPEMPAAEKTEENKVRGCMSQVWMTCQEDKSTAPPVLHFRADSDAFIVKGLIAVLLELYSGRPPKEIEDLDATEALRRLGLESHLSPNRRNGFVAMVDRIKVEARSRL
- a CDS encoding HAMP domain-containing methyl-accepting chemotaxis protein, translating into MSVSSVTADTDFVTDPEKSSAGLRSYLTIRTVLIAVGILVSIASAAATLWSTNASSRQAIEMLRNTSGETLGILIFDRINGAYSKEMSSITSAWARTPTLNQAFKEDDVPRMVIESDAFHSDALVAQGQVNLVSVTILSTDMQPIAYSEKGTQDSVITNQQIRDVLAARDKGEMRKVSTYLWSNETGRPLHSTIAPIGGFKASAFLEIVTDPTLALEGIAGAVGGHVRLFDGSGAVILDDALALPGPVDDAEAETASSEAAAGEEADSDPSADAEAGNADTAATTDATSVLVEIPDSTGGVWARAELTRDLTEFFNAVDKTRINSIIVIVGVLLVLWVVAFALLKMVVFRPLKRMADTMVRIGNGETDVDIPTAGRDEMGDMAAALVELRASRMELETLRAEEDAKAEQRRREIQERLRKMADRLNSESDSTVADVQASMQTLLEVADDMARSAEDATSRANQVADASRAAAESTEAVVGLTEEVVHSFEEVREMAGRSGQATDRVSNAAKDAATSIQSLAEDAKKIGEVVVLIREIAEQTNMLALNATIEAARAGESGKGFAVVASEVKSLATRTGQATGEIADRIGQVQSRTEKAVSEINAVTEQILEMAEIADSISLTVQQRAEAASDIISHVRTAADGNKQVTGEISEVSSVSTHVGSLSARVKEGATRAASGVEELNKALRRIVADA
- the rnhA gene encoding ribonuclease HI; amino-acid sequence: MSDAKTVEIFTDGACSGNPGPGGWGAVLRWGDTERELSGGEAETTNNRMELMAAIASLEALKRPVRVRITTDSTYVRDGITKWIHGWKRNGWKTAAKKPVKNADLWQRLEAAAARHQVEWDWVKGHAGHPENERADELARQAVPGR
- the ispH gene encoding 4-hydroxy-3-methylbut-2-enyl diphosphate reductase; the protein is MTATRRKLTIRLAGPRGFCAGVDRAILIVEKALEKFGAPVYVRHEIVHNKFVVESLQAKGAVFVEELDEAPTDRPIVFSAHGVPKSVPADAEARQMIYVDATCPLVSKVHREVERHHRADHTVVLIGHAGHPEVIGTMGQVPEGRIVLVETVDDVAGLDFPEDTPLAYATQTTLSVDDTAAIVDALRARFPQISGPKREDICYATTNRQAAVRALAAESDAVLVIGAPNSSNSRRLVEVARVAGCPKATLVQRATDIDWSWMQGVRNLGISAGASAPEVLVDEVIAACREHFDVTLGEVIVAEEDVEFKLPRLLAS
- a CDS encoding LysE family translocator, producing MLLPDIQTFMIFAAASLALYVAPGPDMILIASRSMGGGFRAGLCAAVGVNLGITIHMLAAAFGLAALLTAEPEIFRMLTWIGAAYLAYLGFRAILTARKRIAVEAQRPSRAVAMIRQGLLVNLLNPKIAVFFLAFLPQFADPSRGDPTLQILFFGALFNAGGFLFVIGLVVIFSRIGPWIRSRPAIWRWQQILSGSVLLGLAVNLALPERR